The Leptospira bouyouniensis genomic interval ATCTCCCATCCCAATGTTGTCACCCACTTTGAATTGATACTGAACAAAATTTTGAAAGATGACTCCAAATCGTTCTTTTAAAGTTTCTTCTTCCCAATCCAATAAATTGATACCATCCAAATAAATAGATCCAGAAGTTGGGGAATACAACCTCGTTAATAATTTGATTAAGGTAGTTTTTCCTGAACCATTTTCACCAACGATTGCCAATTTTTCGCCAGCACCTAATTCAAAACTAACATCAGTTAGTGAATCTTGAGTTGAACCTGGATATAAAAAGGAAACTTTATCAAAAATTATTCCAGTTTTGGTGTTAAGATTTTTATATGTACCATTTTTTTTAAGAATGGGGAGAGTTAAAAATTCCATTAAATTTTCAATGTATAAATGGTCTTCATAGATTCCGCCAAAAGCAGAGAGTGCGTTGGCAAAGGTAGTTTGGCCTTGGCGAAAAATGACTAAATACATAGTCATTTCACCAAGGGTGATTTTATTTTGTAAAGCAAGGCTCACGATCCAAATATAAGATCCATAAAATGCAAATTGGCTGATCAAACCTAACAAAAAGCTGACAATACTTTTTCTGATTGTTAGTTTTTTATCTTCAAGGTAAATTTTTTGAAAATTGTTTTTGTATCGATTTAAAAATTCTTTTCCTAGATTAAATAATAAAATCTCTTTTGCATTATCTTCTCTTGCCATTAATGTTTCTAAATATACTTGTTCTCGCGTTTCCTTAGCTTTCCATCGGAAAAGTCGAAAACTATGATTTGAAAATCGGGTCTCTGCAATGAAAGTAGGTATCGCAGCAATGATTAGGATTATTGAGGCAATTGGAGATAATTTTACTAGTAATCCAAAAAAACTGATAATCGTAATTGAAGATTGGATAATTGTAAAAAAACGATTCACCATCGATAGTGGTTTAGATGAAGCTTCTGATCTAGCTTGAGTCATTTGATCATAAGTTTCTGAATTTTCAAATTGGGTGAGTTCTAATGTAATTGCCTTTGATAGAATACGTTCATTTACTTCTTGTCCAAGTCTGATTCGAAGTAAAGTTGTACATAAAAAATATAGTTTTTGAGATCCAAAATAAATGATAGTGATGATACCTTCCAGATAAACATAAGTTGCTGTATCTGACTTTAACAAATCGATCCAAAGGTTTGACTCAATTTTCGAATTTAAAATTGAGTCAATGATGAGTTTACCAATCCAAACTAATGAAGATGGAAATAATCCATTTAATATTGTTAGCACCGAGATGAGAAAAGTGAGAATCGGGGAACTTTTGTATGCTAAGTGAAATGCAACTTTAGATGATTGAACGATACGAAAAAAAGCATCAAACATACTGGTTAGATTGTTTTTCTCATTATCAATCGATAGCTTTTTTTATTAAATTTCTAGGAAATCATCGAAATCCTCTTTCCCAATTTGAGACAAATCGTTTCAATGTGAATCGTATATGGCAAAGGAAAGATTGGATAAAGTCCTTGGTAATTATGGTTTAGGAACCCGATCCGATGTAAAAAAGGAAATTTACCAAGGGAATGTAAAAGTGAATGGAATTGTTATAAAGGATCCTGGATTCAAAATTGCTTTAACTGATACTGTTGTTTTTCATGATGAAACGTTGTTTCGCAAAGAATTTTATTATTTTATGATGAATAAGGCTCCCGATTGTATCACCGCAACAGAAGATCCAAAGGAAAAAACCGTTATGGACTATTTAAGTGAAAGGCATCGGAATATGAATTTGTTTCCGATTGGTAGGTTGGATAAAGAAACAGAAGGTTTATTACTTTTTACAACGGATGGTACTTTGGCCCACTATTATACATCTCCAAAACATTTTGTAGAAAAGGAATATTATGCAGAAATTTCAGAAGCTGTTACTATTGAAGACATTAAACAATTTGAAACTGGTATAGTTTTGGATGATGGTTATAAAACTTTACCAGCTCGACTTGCCGTGCCTGATAATTCAAAGCCTCATATAGTAACTGTTTGGTTAAGAGAAGGTAAATACAGACAAATTCGCCGAATGTTCCAAAGTTTAGGTAAAGAAGTTGAATATCTAAAACGTGTCAAAATGGGTAATATTGAATTAGATAAGACACTAGTTATAGGAAGTTACCGAGAACTAACGGAAGATGAAGAAAAAGTTTTAAAAACTAAAATACCGTTTATTCAATAAATCTTTCGATTTTATCAAAAAAAGCTGATGGGGCTCTTTTTGGCCGAGAGTTTGATAAAGAAACAAATAGTTGTTCATCCTTCATACTGGCTAACAAGTTTCCTTGTTCATCTATGAGATCTTGTCGAAAATAAAATCTAATTTTTTCAAAACTTTCAATCCAACTCAATATTTTTATCTGAGAACCTGGCATAGGTTCTTGGAAAATTTGTATTTCGCCACCCATAAAGAACGTTGTTGAGTCTGTTTCTTTGATTAGATCTAAATCGACGATCTCTTTAAAAAATAAAAACCTTCCTTCTTCGAATATTTTCCATATAGAATCTGCCGGTAGAATCCAAAAACAATTCATATCACTATAAGGGATATAATATCTATGTTCAATCGTGTTTTGTTGGATAGGTTTGGGATGGATGGAGAATTGGTGTTGTATATTATTTTGTATTTTGGGGATAGAATTTATGATAAGAGTGGAACCATTTTGGTGTAAAGTTGAGATAGATTCAATTTCACAAGCTCTTTTGCCATCATTACCAACCATCGATTGTTTCCATAACAAAGATAAATTGGGTAGAGTAAAAACTTCCGTTTCCACCAGTATTTCTGAATTTACAAATTGTTGATTTAAAAATCGAACGTAAGAACTATTGGGAGAAAAAGTTATACCGTTATTTAACATATGTTCAATGGAGTAACCTAATTCCTTAAGAGCTTCACATCTTGCATCATAACCAAATTTTTCATAGGTTCTGCTTGTCACATGTCGATTCCAATCTAAATCAAAATGGCGAGTTGTTAATGATTTGCGAAAAATTTGACCCATTCACCCTTTCTTTCTATTTCCATCGATTGGTAAAGAAAATTTCCGAACCTGAATCGACTTAACATTTAAGAAAAAGGAAAGGAATTCGAACAATTTGGAAAGTGAACCAATTGACCTACTGAACGTATTTCCAGATGTAGGTTCATTTTTGACATGTAAATTGATTTTGAAGAAACTTAATATAACTTAATGAATGGGAGTCGATACTATTTGTTTTTTTAATTTAGTAATAAATTTAAATGTTTTGTTATCGATTCTATGTTAATTTTTTCAATAGACGTTTCAATAAAAAAAGGTAATTGCCAATTTTGAGTGGTTAATCCTTGTTTGTTCATTGGTTTATCCCAAGAAGGGTAAACTCGAAAGCCACGTTTCCCTTCATGTTTTCCGGACAAAATTCCTTTTTCATTTAAGATCCGTTTGTTAAATAGAAAATAACCGATTTTAGTTTTATCCAAAACTTCAATTACGTAGAGTTCAATTGAGTCATTAATAGTGAATGGTTTGATGGTACTTTTTTTATTTCTTTTCCATAAAGTGACAAATTGTCCAATTTTTTTTGGAGTAATCTTAGCTTTTCTAAAGATGATAATCTTTTGGTTAATGTCAATTTGGCAAGCATTATACTCTAAACTTTCCTTTTCTATTCTAACTTCCTTGATTTTTACATTGATTGGATCAAAGAGTAACTTTTGTAAATTATCTAAGTATATAGGAATACGTATTGTGAATGAAGAATTGTCTATCATAATCTAAGTTTAATGAGACACGAATTTCAAACCTACAATAGATAATACTAACGTGCATAGAAAAAAAACTCTCCAAAAATCTATCGGTTCCTCGAAAAAGAAAATTCCAACAAGTATTGTTCCTACTGCGCCTATGCCAGTCCATACTGCATAACTAGTGCCAATTGGTAAACTTTGAGTTACTTTGATGAGTAGGCCCATACTTAAAAAAAGTGAAATGAAAAATCCTAAATACCAAAAATAAGTTTGGTTTCCAACTGAATCTTTTGCTTTTCCTAAACAAAAAGCAAATACGACTTCGAAAAGACCTGCGATAAAAAGAAGAATCCAATTCATATTTGATCCTAAAAGGTTATTTTGAATAATCTTTCATAAATTGTAAACTCGTTATATATGATCAAATTGGCTACTAAAAGCCAATTTTTGAGGGTCAAATTGCTTCTATTGTTTGTAGGGCTCAATTTTTCTGTTTTTTTATTAAATTTATATTCAACCATTTACTATAATAATTGACTAAAAAATAGGAATTGTAATATTCAACTAAATGGTTGAATTAAAAAAGAAAGAGCAAATCTTAGACCGGGTTTTTTCAGCATTGGCAGATAATT includes:
- a CDS encoding pseudouridine synthase, which codes for MAKERLDKVLGNYGLGTRSDVKKEIYQGNVKVNGIVIKDPGFKIALTDTVVFHDETLFRKEFYYFMMNKAPDCITATEDPKEKTVMDYLSERHRNMNLFPIGRLDKETEGLLLFTTDGTLAHYYTSPKHFVEKEYYAEISEAVTIEDIKQFETGIVLDDGYKTLPARLAVPDNSKPHIVTVWLREGKYRQIRRMFQSLGKEVEYLKRVKMGNIELDKTLVIGSYRELTEDEEKVLKTKIPFIQ
- a CDS encoding DMT family transporter, with protein sequence MNWILLFIAGLFEVVFAFCLGKAKDSVGNQTYFWYLGFFISLFLSMGLLIKVTQSLPIGTSYAVWTGIGAVGTILVGIFFFEEPIDFWRVFFLCTLVLSIVGLKFVSH
- a CDS encoding MepB family protein; this translates as MIDNSSFTIRIPIYLDNLQKLLFDPINVKIKEVRIEKESLEYNACQIDINQKIIIFRKAKITPKKIGQFVTLWKRNKKSTIKPFTINDSIELYVIEVLDKTKIGYFLFNKRILNEKGILSGKHEGKRGFRVYPSWDKPMNKQGLTTQNWQLPFFIETSIEKINIESITKHLNLLLN
- a CDS encoding ABC transporter ATP-binding protein yields the protein MFDAFFRIVQSSKVAFHLAYKSSPILTFLISVLTILNGLFPSSLVWIGKLIIDSILNSKIESNLWIDLLKSDTATYVYLEGIITIIYFGSQKLYFLCTTLLRIRLGQEVNERILSKAITLELTQFENSETYDQMTQARSEASSKPLSMVNRFFTIIQSSITIISFFGLLVKLSPIASIILIIAAIPTFIAETRFSNHSFRLFRWKAKETREQVYLETLMAREDNAKEILLFNLGKEFLNRYKNNFQKIYLEDKKLTIRKSIVSFLLGLISQFAFYGSYIWIVSLALQNKITLGEMTMYLVIFRQGQTTFANALSAFGGIYEDHLYIENLMEFLTLPILKKNGTYKNLNTKTGIIFDKVSFLYPGSTQDSLTDVSFELGAGEKLAIVGENGSGKTTLIKLLTRLYSPTSGSIYLDGINLLDWEEETLKERFGVIFQNFVQYQFKVGDNIGMGDVKQVQTESQWISAAKLGMAHDFVTRLDLGYQTRLGKWFQDGRELSGGQWQKIALSRAFMRTEADILILDEPTSAIDAEAEMKVFEHFREHTMGKTVILISHRFSTVRMADKILVLEQGKKTEWGDHETLLSKKGKYEKLFRLQQAGYQ
- a CDS encoding acyl-[acyl-carrier-protein] thioesterase; translation: MGQIFRKSLTTRHFDLDWNRHVTSRTYEKFGYDARCEALKELGYSIEHMLNNGITFSPNSSYVRFLNQQFVNSEILVETEVFTLPNLSLLWKQSMVGNDGKRACEIESISTLHQNGSTLIINSIPKIQNNIQHQFSIHPKPIQQNTIEHRYYIPYSDMNCFWILPADSIWKIFEEGRFLFFKEIVDLDLIKETDSTTFFMGGEIQIFQEPMPGSQIKILSWIESFEKIRFYFRQDLIDEQGNLLASMKDEQLFVSLSNSRPKRAPSAFFDKIERFIE